The window CCGGCCGGACCCAGTGCGCGTCTTTCTCCTTCACCGGCCCGGAGAACGGCGACCGCGCCGTCTCACGCGCCCGCAGCTGCGCGTGCAGCGACGCGAGGAGCTTCTCGTCGAAGCCGGTGCCGACCTTGCCGGCGTACTTCAGGCCGCCGTCCTCGTGGTAGCCGAGCAGCAGCGCGCCGAAGCCGTGCCGCGCGCCCTGGGGGTCGGTGAACCCGCCGATGACCAACTCCTGGCCCTGGGCGCACTTGAACTTCAGCCAGTCGGGTGACCGCCCGTGGTGGTACGGCGCGTCCGCCCGCTTCGCGATGACGCCTTCCCAGCCGCGCCGGCAGGCCTCCGCGTAGAACTTCTCGCCTTCGGTGTTGCGGTGCGACGACAGCCGCAGCGGGTCTTCGAAGTCGAACGCGTCGCGCAGCAACGCCTTCCGCTGCCGCAGCGGCAGCCCGGTCGTGTCGTGGTCGTCGTAGTAGAGCAGGTCGAACAGGTAGTAGTAGACGCGGACGCCGGTGGCCCGGGCGCGGGCCGGGTCGCTCACGTGGATCCGTGGCTGGAGCGCGGCGAAGCTGGTGTTGGCGCCGTCGAACGCCACGATCTCGCCGTCGGCCACGAACCGCGGGCCGCCCTGCGCCGCCAGTGCCTCGACGAGCTCGGGGTAGGCGTTGTCCATCACCTTGTGGTTGCGCGAGTAGAGCGTCGGCGCGCCGGAGTCGCGCACGCAGATCGCCCGGACGCCGTCCAGCTTGCGCTCGTAGATCCAGTCCTCGTCGGAGAACCGGCGGCCGGTGAGCGTGGCCAGAGTCGGTTCGCGCCAGCCGGGACCGGTCACGACGCCTTCAGCGCCTTCTCCAGCTCGGCGCGCGTCATCTTCGACCGGCCCGGCACGCCCTGCTCGCGGGCCAGCTTGTCGAGGTCGGCCTTCGACAGCTCGCCGAGGTCCGGCTTGGGCTTCTTCTTGTTCTTGCCACCGCCGCCCTTGCGGTTCTTGACACTGCGCGACAGCGCCTCGAAGAGATCGACCACGTCGGCCGAGGGCTCCGGCTCCTCTTCGTGCGCGATCTCCTTGCCCTGCTTCTTGGCCTTGATCAGCTCCTCGACCCGCTCGGCGTACTCGTCGCGGTACTCCTCGGGCTTCCACGGCGCGGTCATCTCGTCGACCAGCGCGAGCGCCATGTCGAGCTCCTTGGGCCGCGGCTTCGGGAGACTGGGCAGCCCGCCCATGACGTCCTTCGGCTTCCGCAGGTCCGCGACGAAGTGCAGGGTGTTGAGCACCATGACGTCTTCGCCGGCGCGGATCGCGCAGAGGTACTCCTTGCCGCGCAGGACGAACTTCGCGACCCCGGCCTTCTCGCTGCGGTCCATCGCCTGCAGCAGCAGGCCGTACGCCTTGGCGAAGTCCTCCTTCGCCGGCTTGAGCCAGTACGTGCGGTCGTAGAACCACGGGTCGATCTCGTCGAGCTCGACGAACTGCTCGATGTCGATCCGCCGGGACCGCTCGGGGGCGATCTCGTCCAGCTCGTCGGGCTCGACGAGCACGTGGTCGCCGCCGCCGAGGTCGTAGCCCTTGACGATCTCGTCCTGGGTCACCTCGTCGCCGGTCCGCTCGTTGACCCGCCGGTTGCGGATCCGGTCCGACGTCCCGCGCTCGAACTGGTGGAAGTGGATCGTGTGGTCCGCCACCGCCGGGTACAGCTCCACCGGAACGGTGACCAGCCCCAGGCTCAGCGCGCCGCTCCACACCGGTCTGGCCATGTCTCGACCTCCTCACCAGCAGCGATACCCGC of the Amycolatopsis sp. NBC_01488 genome contains:
- the ku gene encoding non-homologous end joining protein Ku; this encodes MARPVWSGALSLGLVTVPVELYPAVADHTIHFHQFERGTSDRIRNRRVNERTGDEVTQDEIVKGYDLGGGDHVLVEPDELDEIAPERSRRIDIEQFVELDEIDPWFYDRTYWLKPAKEDFAKAYGLLLQAMDRSEKAGVAKFVLRGKEYLCAIRAGEDVMVLNTLHFVADLRKPKDVMGGLPSLPKPRPKELDMALALVDEMTAPWKPEEYRDEYAERVEELIKAKKQGKEIAHEEEPEPSADVVDLFEALSRSVKNRKGGGGKNKKKPKPDLGELSKADLDKLAREQGVPGRSKMTRAELEKALKAS
- the ligD gene encoding non-homologous end-joining DNA ligase; this translates as MTGPGWREPTLATLTGRRFSDEDWIYERKLDGVRAICVRDSGAPTLYSRNHKVMDNAYPELVEALAAQGGPRFVADGEIVAFDGANTSFAALQPRIHVSDPARARATGVRVYYYLFDLLYYDDHDTTGLPLRQRKALLRDAFDFEDPLRLSSHRNTEGEKFYAEACRRGWEGVIAKRADAPYHHGRSPDWLKFKCAQGQELVIGGFTDPQGARHGFGALLLGYHEDGGLKYAGKVGTGFDEKLLASLHAQLRARETARSPFSGPVKEKDAHWVRPDLVAQIDFSEWTRDGRLRHPRFAGLREDKKAADVVRERA